A single window of Nitrospirae bacterium YQR-1 DNA harbors:
- a CDS encoding glycosyltransferase encodes MLVSVIITTKNEERNIERCLQSVLNQQYLKENIEIIVVDNNSTDKTQEIAGKYTAYVFNKGPERCAQRNFGINMSRGDYFLYLDADMILSENVLAECAQKVVEHPETAGLYIPEIIMGDSLFCKIRRFERSFYNATVIDAVRFIKKEAFRCVGGFDETLISGEDWDFDKRIRHFGKTAIINSPLYHNESEIHLKQYINKKSYYADKINAYTKKWGAADPDLKKQFGMYYRFLGVFIENQKWKKLIANPFITIGMYALRALVGVKFLLR; translated from the coding sequence ATGCTGGTATCAGTTATCATAACAACCAAAAACGAGGAGCGCAATATAGAGCGGTGTTTACAATCCGTTTTGAACCAACAGTATTTAAAGGAAAACATTGAAATAATAGTGGTTGACAACAACTCCACAGACAAGACGCAGGAGATAGCCGGAAAATACACCGCTTATGTCTTTAACAAGGGGCCGGAACGTTGTGCTCAAAGAAATTTTGGAATTAACATGTCACGGGGGGACTATTTTCTCTATCTTGACGCCGATATGATACTCTCTGAGAATGTACTTGCTGAGTGTGCTCAGAAAGTGGTGGAACACCCTGAAACGGCGGGACTCTACATACCGGAAATTATAATGGGAGATTCGCTTTTTTGCAAAATCAGGCGCTTTGAAAGGAGTTTTTATAATGCCACAGTGATAGATGCCGTGCGATTCATAAAAAAAGAAGCTTTTCGTTGTGTAGGCGGTTTTGATGAGACTCTAATCAGCGGTGAGGACTGGGATTTTGACAAAAGAATAAGGCATTTTGGAAAAACCGCCATTATAAATTCCCCGCTTTATCATAATGAATCTGAAATACACTTAAAGCAGTATATTAATAAAAAAAGCTATTATGCGGATAAAATCAACGCATATACGAAAAAATGGGGCGCCGCTGACCCAGACTTAAAAAAACAATTCGGCATGTATTACAGATTTTTAGGCGTTTTTATAGAAAATCAAAAGTGGAAAAAACTGATTGCCAACCCTTTTATCACAATTGGCATGTATGCTCTGAGAGCACTGGTGGGAGTTAAGTTTTTACTGAGGTAA
- a CDS encoding B12-binding domain-containing radical SAM protein, which yields MKIAISYPPLESPKGIPLLSQNRQFQWFNKPTFIYPVIPALAATLLKQEGYDVFWDDAIASRMAYENWKIRLIEQKPDIVAIETKTPVVKRHWSIINELKEFLPRTIFALMGDHITALPDESLQHSRADYCLKSGDYDFSLLSLANHLSKGTALCGGWHFRAPGSLIASSGPQNLQENDLNSLPHIDRELTGWRLYAFENGNFKYTPGTYTMAGRDCWWGKCTFCSWTTLFPGGKFRVIKPERLLDDIELNLITLGIKEVFDDTGCFPAGKWLLKFCDGLVERGLNKKIAFSCNMRFGVLKQEHYDAMAKANFRFVLYGIESANQETIERLNKKIDIAAVREELEMAKKANRKYKGMISPHITTMIGYPWESYKEAKSTIDFTRELFDCGLIDSLQATVVTPYPGTSFFNEVKKNGWLLTEDWDRYDMRELVIKSDITSEQSSELTRAIYKSFMTPGFILRKLFSIRSINDLRYMWMAAVRVIGHLADFKTTVNTDR from the coding sequence ATGAAAATTGCCATTTCTTATCCTCCGCTTGAGTCCCCCAAAGGTATCCCGTTGCTTAGCCAAAACAGGCAATTCCAGTGGTTTAATAAACCTACCTTTATTTATCCGGTTATTCCTGCCCTTGCGGCGACACTTTTAAAGCAAGAGGGCTATGATGTGTTTTGGGATGACGCAATAGCATCCCGCATGGCTTATGAAAACTGGAAAATACGCCTTATAGAACAAAAACCGGACATTGTAGCAATTGAAACAAAAACCCCTGTGGTGAAACGCCACTGGAGTATCATCAATGAACTAAAGGAGTTTCTCCCTCGTACAATCTTTGCTCTTATGGGGGACCACATAACGGCCCTTCCCGATGAATCACTCCAACACAGCAGAGCCGACTATTGTCTTAAGTCCGGGGATTATGATTTCTCACTGCTCTCACTGGCAAACCATTTATCTAAAGGCACGGCATTATGCGGCGGGTGGCACTTCAGAGCCCCGGGTAGCCTTATAGCCTCATCAGGCCCCCAAAATCTTCAGGAAAATGATTTAAACTCCCTGCCGCATATAGACAGAGAGCTTACCGGCTGGAGACTGTACGCCTTTGAAAACGGCAATTTTAAATATACCCCCGGCACTTACACAATGGCCGGACGGGATTGCTGGTGGGGAAAGTGTACCTTTTGCTCATGGACTACGTTGTTCCCGGGCGGAAAATTCAGAGTCATAAAGCCTGAGAGGCTTCTTGATGATATCGAATTAAATCTCATAACCCTTGGCATAAAAGAGGTCTTTGACGATACAGGGTGTTTTCCTGCCGGCAAGTGGTTGTTAAAGTTCTGTGACGGATTAGTTGAAAGAGGACTTAATAAAAAAATTGCGTTTTCCTGCAATATGAGATTCGGCGTTTTAAAGCAGGAGCATTACGATGCAATGGCAAAGGCAAATTTCAGATTTGTACTATATGGGATAGAATCCGCCAATCAGGAAACTATCGAAAGGCTTAATAAGAAAATTGATATAGCAGCCGTCAGGGAAGAACTTGAAATGGCTAAAAAAGCAAACAGAAAGTATAAAGGCATGATATCACCGCACATTACCACTATGATCGGTTATCCGTGGGAATCATACAAAGAGGCTAAAAGCACTATTGATTTCACACGTGAACTTTTCGACTGCGGCCTGATTGACTCACTTCAGGCAACTGTTGTAACACCGTATCCTGGAACTTCTTTTTTTAACGAGGTTAAGAAAAACGGCTGGCTTCTTACAGAGGACTGGGACCGTTACGACATGCGGGAGTTGGTCATAAAGTCAGACATCACCTCAGAGCAATCTTCAGAGCTTACCCGTGCAATTTATAAGAGTTTCATGACTCCCGGATTTATACTTAGAAAGCTATTCTCCATTCGTTCAATAAATGATTTGCGTTATATGTGGATGGCGGCAGTCAGAGTAATCGGCCATTTAGCTGACTTTAAAACTACCGTAAACACTGACCGGTAA
- a CDS encoding glycosyltransferase: MRVDIIIPVKRIGSYIYESVAEILKLDYNDYGIIIFPDSFDGESFPKTTIIPTGGVGPAIKRDMALQHSSADVLAFLDDDAYPKADWLKNAIRHFNSPDVAAVGGPAVTPPHDTFWQKVSGAVFLTPFGGGVPERYQPVGNVRMVDDWPSVNLLVRRDVFAQVGGFNSDYWPGEDTKLCLDIIKLGKKIIYAPDAIVWHHRREGLVRHLKQIGRYGLHRGFFAKKFPETSRRLKYFIPSVFVIFLLVCVLLPFTTNKTILTVYLAGLAAYIAALMVATFQIWNKGEDLLVSFACLPYIALTHMWYGIRFLQGFLFTKELNSRLRKL; this comes from the coding sequence ATGAGAGTAGATATAATAATACCGGTTAAACGAATAGGCAGTTATATCTATGAATCTGTTGCCGAGATATTAAAGCTTGATTACAACGACTACGGAATAATAATTTTCCCTGACAGTTTTGACGGGGAGTCTTTTCCAAAAACCACGATTATCCCAACAGGCGGCGTGGGACCGGCAATTAAAAGAGATATGGCGTTACAACACTCATCCGCCGATGTGCTTGCATTTCTCGATGACGATGCCTACCCCAAAGCCGACTGGCTAAAAAATGCGATACGGCATTTTAACTCCCCCGATGTTGCAGCCGTTGGAGGCCCTGCCGTCACTCCCCCTCATGATACATTTTGGCAAAAGGTCTCAGGCGCAGTGTTTCTGACTCCCTTTGGCGGTGGTGTTCCGGAGAGATACCAGCCTGTTGGAAATGTGCGGATGGTGGATGACTGGCCATCTGTCAATCTTTTAGTGCGTAGGGATGTGTTTGCTCAGGTTGGCGGCTTTAACTCCGATTACTGGCCCGGTGAGGATACAAAACTATGTCTGGATATTATAAAACTTGGTAAAAAAATTATATATGCCCCTGATGCAATCGTTTGGCATCACAGACGCGAGGGCTTAGTGCGACACCTGAAACAAATCGGAAGATACGGCCTGCACAGAGGTTTTTTTGCAAAAAAATTTCCCGAAACATCCAGACGACTCAAATACTTCATACCCTCGGTGTTTGTTATCTTTTTACTTGTCTGTGTTTTATTGCCCTTTACAACCAATAAAACAATTCTTACCGTTTATTTGGCAGGACTTGCTGCGTACATTGCCGCCCTCATGGTTGCAACCTTTCAGATATGGAACAAGGGAGAAGACCTTCTGGTTTCCTTTGCCTGCCTGCCCTATATAGCTTTGACTCATATGTGGTATGGCATTCGTTTCTTGCAGGGATTTCTATTTACTAAAGAGCTGAACAGCCGGTTGAGGAAATTATGA
- a CDS encoding lipoate--protein ligase family protein, translated as MALDEVLAENVVSGKSPPTLRFYGWLVPSITIGAFQKISDINLPRCHELNIPVVRRPTGGRAILHGKELTYSFASPSKSAGGCAGLPANIPFTDNLLDNYKLISTTFHRAVQDLGIDVNISHRRLHRKSPSYGKPLCFTSTSFSELTVLSGGAYYKVMGAAQKRFDGGFLEQGSVPLLTDMALLQELFTETDGLLPGLNTFKDDITIDSLTTGVIRAFEETFNIVLKEEPLSSEEKKYAELLEKEKYASSDWTLRK; from the coding sequence ATGGCGCTTGATGAAGTGTTAGCGGAAAATGTTGTTTCAGGAAAATCTCCCCCCACGCTTAGATTTTACGGCTGGCTCGTACCCTCGATAACCATTGGGGCGTTTCAAAAAATCAGTGATATTAACTTACCCAGGTGTCATGAGCTAAACATACCCGTTGTGAGAAGACCCACCGGAGGCCGTGCAATACTGCACGGAAAAGAACTGACCTATAGTTTTGCATCACCCTCAAAAAGTGCCGGAGGTTGTGCCGGGTTGCCGGCAAATATTCCCTTTACCGATAATCTCCTTGATAACTATAAACTTATCAGCACTACCTTTCATCGGGCTGTTCAAGACCTTGGAATAGACGTTAACATCAGCCACAGAAGATTACACAGGAAATCTCCGTCTTATGGTAAACCCTTGTGTTTTACATCAACCTCCTTTAGTGAACTTACCGTATTATCCGGCGGGGCTTATTATAAGGTGATGGGGGCGGCCCAAAAGCGTTTTGACGGCGGGTTCCTTGAACAGGGTTCAGTTCCTCTTTTAACGGATATGGCACTGCTTCAGGAGCTGTTTACCGAGACAGACGGACTGTTACCGGGCCTTAACACCTTCAAAGACGATATCACTATTGATTCACTCACCACAGGTGTTATAAGAGCATTTGAGGAGACCTTCAACATTGTCCTTAAAGAGGAGCCGCTTAGCAGCGAGGAAAAAAAATACGCTGAATTGCTGGAAAAAGAGAAATACGCCTCAAGTGATTGGACTTTAAGAAAATAG
- a CDS encoding PAS domain S-box protein codes for MGEQDAKILTEELKLQSEMITNMSEGVNLIKATDRSIVYCNPKFEQMFGYNTGELIGKHFSVVNAPSDLLTEETEKKIIESLDKYNFWQGEVKNITKTGKHFWCFATVFTFNHQTYGKVWVSVHTDITQRKKAQEDLSRFFNLSVCMLCIADINGYFKALSSSWEKTLGYTEEELKSKPFIEFVHPDDVEKTLKEVAKLSQGVPTIYFENRYLCKDGTYKLLAWTSAPVPEEHLTYATAYDITRIEETIKSERDKLKGILDIMEDGIYIVTKDYDIDFINKALIKGFGEVHGRKCYEYFHDRTESCPWCKNEEVFSGKSVTWQWYSPKNNKTYSLFDAPMRNVDGSIYKFEIFHDISEIKQAKMILQRELDFQTAVAEVSEALLSPERDIVDISVIINKQARSLTKSLHGHVSEIDKNTQEQVGHTHTEMMDKGLCNVDTRYRRLAFPKGKDGYNALWGHSLNTKQGFYTNTPEKHPAYKGCIPEGHIPIVRYMSVPALLGNKLIGNIALANSERDYTDEDLNIIKRLASIYALAVERKRIEEELRNINTHLEAMVKIETEKRRAHEQMLIQQSKMASMGEMIGLIAHQWKQPLNSVGLSIQDLKDAYAYGEVDDEFIDNLVGSTKQQIDFMAKTIDDFRNFFIPSKKKVFFDVKTAIEELLSMFIHIFSKSDIDISVKAVQNTALLTWGYPNEFKQVVLNILNNSRDAIISKKKINSEMQGSILINISNSEDNSKIVISMKDNGGGVPEDVITKIFEPYFTTKEKEGTGIGLYMSKTIIETNMGGGLTVGNVNGGAEFLINLDVYKTETI; via the coding sequence ATGGGAGAACAAGATGCAAAAATACTCACAGAGGAGTTGAAGCTTCAAAGTGAAATGATAACCAATATGTCCGAGGGCGTCAACCTTATCAAAGCTACAGACAGAAGCATAGTGTATTGCAATCCAAAATTTGAACAAATGTTCGGTTACAACACAGGCGAGCTAATTGGTAAGCACTTCTCCGTAGTTAATGCACCTTCTGACCTCCTCACTGAAGAAACAGAAAAGAAAATTATAGAATCATTAGATAAATACAATTTCTGGCAGGGTGAAGTGAAAAACATAACAAAAACAGGCAAACATTTTTGGTGTTTTGCAACAGTTTTCACATTTAACCACCAAACTTACGGCAAAGTGTGGGTATCAGTTCACACCGACATAACACAACGTAAAAAAGCTCAGGAAGACCTGAGCAGATTTTTTAATCTTTCAGTATGCATGTTATGTATCGCTGATATCAACGGTTATTTTAAAGCGCTTAGTTCGTCATGGGAGAAAACGCTTGGTTATACCGAAGAGGAGCTTAAGTCAAAACCGTTTATCGAATTTGTACATCCTGATGACGTTGAAAAAACACTGAAAGAGGTCGCTAAACTCTCCCAGGGAGTGCCAACTATATATTTCGAAAACAGGTATTTATGTAAAGACGGCACATATAAGCTCCTGGCATGGACATCCGCGCCTGTACCGGAGGAACACTTAACATATGCCACTGCATACGATATAACTCGTATAGAAGAGACAATCAAGTCGGAGAGGGACAAGCTTAAGGGTATATTGGATATAATGGAAGATGGTATATACATAGTAACCAAGGATTACGATATAGATTTCATAAATAAAGCCTTAATAAAAGGCTTTGGTGAGGTGCATGGGCGTAAGTGCTACGAGTATTTTCATGACAGAACCGAATCATGCCCATGGTGTAAAAATGAAGAGGTATTTTCAGGCAAAAGTGTTACGTGGCAATGGTATTCGCCAAAAAACAACAAAACTTATTCGCTCTTTGATGCTCCAATGCGAAATGTAGATGGTTCAATTTATAAGTTTGAAATATTTCATGATATTTCTGAAATTAAGCAAGCTAAGATGATACTGCAAAGAGAACTTGATTTCCAGACAGCAGTTGCTGAAGTGTCTGAAGCTTTGCTTTCACCTGAGAGAGATATAGTTGATATTTCCGTCATTATAAACAAACAGGCAAGGTCGTTGACAAAAAGCCTGCATGGACACGTTTCAGAGATAGACAAAAACACGCAGGAGCAAGTAGGGCATACTCATACAGAGATGATGGATAAAGGACTTTGCAATGTGGATACAAGATACCGAAGACTGGCTTTTCCAAAGGGCAAGGACGGCTATAATGCTTTATGGGGACATTCTTTAAATACAAAACAAGGGTTTTATACAAATACTCCGGAAAAACATCCTGCATACAAAGGCTGTATTCCAGAGGGACATATTCCAATAGTAAGATATATGTCAGTACCGGCATTACTTGGGAATAAGCTGATTGGCAACATAGCATTAGCCAACTCAGAAAGAGATTATACAGATGAGGATTTGAATATTATAAAGCGTCTTGCTTCAATTTATGCCTTAGCCGTTGAACGTAAAAGAATAGAGGAGGAACTGAGAAATATAAATACACATCTTGAAGCAATGGTAAAAATAGAAACTGAAAAAAGAAGAGCCCATGAACAAATGTTAATCCAACAATCCAAAATGGCATCTATGGGAGAGATGATTGGGTTAATAGCCCATCAATGGAAGCAGCCGCTAAATTCCGTGGGATTATCTATCCAGGACCTAAAAGATGCTTATGCCTATGGTGAAGTTGATGACGAATTCATTGATAATTTGGTGGGTTCCACAAAACAGCAAATTGACTTCATGGCAAAAACTATAGATGATTTCAGAAATTTCTTTATTCCCTCCAAGAAAAAAGTCTTTTTTGATGTAAAAACCGCCATAGAAGAACTGCTGTCAATGTTTATACATATTTTTAGCAAAAGTGATATAGATATTTCTGTTAAAGCTGTTCAAAACACAGCACTGCTTACCTGGGGTTACCCTAACGAGTTTAAACAGGTGGTGCTTAACATTTTAAATAACTCAAGGGATGCAATCATCTCAAAAAAGAAGATTAATTCAGAAATGCAGGGAAGCATATTAATAAATATAAGCAACAGTGAAGACAACTCTAAGATTGTAATTTCAATGAAGGACAATGGCGGAGGAGTTCCTGAAGATGTGATAACAAAAATCTTTGAACCCTATTTCACAACCAAAGAAAAGGAAGGAACCGGCATTGGGCTTTACATGTCAAAAACAATAATAGAAACAAATATGGGCGGCGGTTTGACAGTTGGAAATGTTAATGGCGGGGCGGAGTTTTTGATAAATTTGGATGTTTACAAAACGGAGACTATTTAA